In Rhea pennata isolate bPtePen1 chromosome 8, bPtePen1.pri, whole genome shotgun sequence, one genomic interval encodes:
- the LOC134143727 gene encoding ATPase family AAA domain-containing protein 2-like: MATTLQSSIAFDEGKLPYAIESHWNNSGGKGFERNGKDPKKTGTDVADPVAPVQIDGSVRFDGVGGLSDHISALKEIVIFPLLYPEFFERFKLQPPRGCLFYGPPGTGKTLVARALANECSQGDRRISFFMRKGADCLSEWVGESECQLRLLFEQAYKMRPSIIFFDEIDGLAPVRSSHQDQIHSSLFTTLLALMDGLESRGEIVVIGATNRLDSLDPALRRPGRFDREFLFALPNKEARKEILKIHTRAWSPKPLDAILEELAEKCVGYCGADIQSLCAEAALCALRRHYPRIYTSRQKLQIDIAAIEVAARDFAEALRKIAPASQRAVASPAQPLSAVCKPLLQRTLERLLKALQRVFPQAALALKKDQQPDGANPILGNGCMYSHEASPSGFAEELFHQTASPQKETFLHLNRDAYCQPTCYRPRFLIAGEPGCGQSSHLAPAVIHALEEFAAYTLDLPALFVSSTSPEERCAQLIREAQRTAPSILYVPRIHVWWEAAGVTLRATFTTLLENIPAYAPVLLLATSDVRHAELAQEVRDLFSEAYGEVFHVQLPDEEEGRKFFEDLLLNQAAQPAASKRKAACQEHGVQPAASPPEPRLPAEEQAEETLPAGPLPSHTPFPSAVSSRKRRSNASPSVSVAEKRRKFPSSEENETHVCLRQLLSAAAGITKKFSIFHREKLHVMLSQCIYRHRQDDDKTQLIEEMKKEIGTFLGAN; this comes from the exons ATGGCAACGACCCTCCAAAGCAGTATAGCCTTCGACGAAGGCAAACTGCCATATGCTATCGAGAGCCACTGGAAT AACTCTGGGGGAAAGGGATTTGAGAGAAATGGCAAGGATCCAAAGAAAACTGGAACAGATGTGGCTGATCCAGTCGCTCCAGTGCAAATAGATGGCTCA GTGCGGTTTGATGGCGTGGGGGGTCTCTCTGACcacatttcagctttgaaagagATAGTCATTTTCCCGTTACTTTATCCAGAGTTCTTTGAGAGATTCAAACTGCAACCCCCAAG AGGCTGTCTATTCTATGGCCCACCAGGGACTGGAAAGACCCTGGTAGCTCGGGCACTTGCTAACGAATGCAGCCAAGGCGACAGGAGAATTTCCTTCTTCATGAGGAAAGGTGCTGACTGCCTGAGTGAATGGGTGGGAGAATCTGAGTGCCAGCTCCGTTTATTATTTGAGCAG GCCTACAAGATGCGGccttcaattattttctttgatgagATAGATGGTCTTGCCCCTGTGCGGTCCAGTCACCAGGATCAAATTCATAG TTCTCTTTTCACAACGCTTCTGGCGCTTATGGATGGCttagagagcagaggagagattgTGGTCATTGGAGCCACCAACAGACTCGACTCCCTAGACCCTGCTTTGCGGAGGCCGGGTCGTTTTGACAGAGAGTTCCTTTTCGCCTTGCCCAATAAAGAG GCTCGAAAAGAGATTCTCAAGATTCACACGAGAGCCTGGAGCCCTAAGCCGCTGGATGCAATTCTTGAGGAGCTGGCTGAAAAATGTGTTG GATACTGTGGAGCCGACATTCAGTCTCTCTGTGCTGAAGCTGCCCTCTGTGCTTTGCGCCGACACTACCCACGGATATACACGAGTCGACAGAAGCTGCAGATAGACATCGCTGCCATTGAAGTAGCAGCAAGAGATTTTGCGGAGGCTCTGCGGAAGATTGCACCAGCTTCGCAGAGGGCTGTGGCTTCGCCCGCGCAACCGCTGTCAGCCGTTTGTAAGCCACTGCTTCAGAGGACTCTGGAGAGACTCCTAAAAGCGTTACAGAGAGTGTTTCCCCAGGCAGCGCTCGCACTAAAGAAGGACCAGCAGCCAG ACGGTGCAAATCCTATCTTAGGAAACGGCTGCATGTATAGTCATGAGGCGTCACCTTCAggttttgcagaggagctgtttCATCAAACGGCCAGTCCTCAAAAGGAAACGTTCCTTCACTTGAACAG AGATGCTTACTGCCAGCCCACGTGTTACAGGCCAAGGTTCTTAATAGCGGGAGAGCCCGGATGCGGGCAAAGTTCTCACCTGGCTCCTGCAGTAATACACGCGCTGGAGGAGTTTGCAGCTTACACGCTGGACCTGCCGGCTCTCTTTGTTAGTAGCACGTCGCCTGAAGAAAGATGTGCACAG TTGATCCGagaagcccagaggacagcgCCAAGCATCCTTTATGTGCCTCGTATCCACGTATGGTGGGAGGCTGCTGGCGTCACACTGAGAGCTACGTTTACAACGTTATTGGAGAACATTCCAGCATATGCTCCAGTTTTGTTGCTTGCAACGTCAGATGTACGTCACGCAGAGCTCGCCCAAGAG GTCcgagatttattttctgaggcTTATGGAGAAGTTTTCCATGTCCAGTTGCCGGACgaggaagaaggcagaaagtTCTTTGAGGACTTGCTTTTAAATCAAGCTGCTCAACCTGCTGCCTccaaaaggaaagcag CTTGTCAGGAACACGGCGTACAGCCTGCAGCATCTCCACCGGAGCCTCGATTGCCAGCAGAGGAGCAAGCAGAGGAGACATTGCCAGCGGGGCCTCTACCTTCCCATACACCCTTCCCAAGTG CTGTATCAAGCAGAAAACGCAGAAGCAACGCATCACCGTCAGTCAGCgtagcagagaagaggaggaaattcCCATCCAGCGAGGAGAATGAGACTCACGTCTGTTTAAGG caactgctgagtgctgctgctgggataACAAAGAAGTTCAGCATCTTTCACCGGGAAAAACTACATGTTATGCTCAGCCAGTGTATTTACCGGCATCGACAAGACGACGACAAGACTCAGTTAATAGAG gaaatgaagaaggaaattggAACGTTCCTTGGTGCCAACTAG